The following are encoded in a window of Pseudomonas sp. St316 genomic DNA:
- a CDS encoding DUF2288 domain-containing protein, whose product MNQEPSTLYAKLLGETASITWKELEPFFAKGALLWVDPALDLIAAAEAVAQDEGTKVAAWLAADQLAKLSETRALDFLERDPQLWAVVVSPWIMIQERASN is encoded by the coding sequence ATGAATCAAGAACCTAGCACCCTCTATGCCAAGCTGCTTGGTGAAACCGCATCCATCACCTGGAAAGAGCTGGAGCCGTTCTTTGCCAAGGGTGCCCTATTGTGGGTCGATCCGGCACTGGATTTGATCGCCGCCGCCGAGGCCGTTGCCCAGGACGAAGGTACCAAAGTCGCTGCCTGGCTGGCCGCCGACCAGCTCGCCAAGCTGTCTGAAACGCGGGCGCTGGATTTTCTGGAACGCGATCCGCAGCTTTGGGCGGTGGTGGTTTCGCCCTGGATTATGATTCAGGAAAGGGCGTCGAATTGA
- the livH gene encoding high-affinity branched-chain amino acid ABC transporter permease LivH, giving the protein MPDIYHFFQQLVNGLTVGSTYALIAIGYTMVYGIIGMINFAHGEVYMIGSYVAFIAIAGLSMMGLDSVPLLMTAAFIASIVVTSSYGYSIERIAYRPLRGSNRLIPLISAIGMSIFLQNTVLLSQDSKDKSIPNLIPGNFSIGPGGAHEVLISYMQIVVFVVTLVAMLGLTLFISRSRLGRACRACAEDIKMANLLGINTNNIIALTFVIGAALAAIAAVLLSMQYGVINPNAGFLVGLKAFTAAVLGGIGSIPGAMLGGLVLGVAEAFGADIFGDQYKDVVAFGLLVLVLLFRPTGILGRPEVEKV; this is encoded by the coding sequence ATGCCTGACATCTATCACTTCTTCCAGCAGCTGGTTAACGGCCTGACCGTTGGCAGCACGTATGCCCTGATCGCCATCGGCTATACGATGGTCTACGGCATCATTGGAATGATCAACTTCGCCCACGGCGAGGTATACATGATCGGCTCCTACGTGGCGTTCATCGCCATCGCCGGGCTGAGCATGATGGGACTCGACAGTGTCCCGCTGTTGATGACCGCGGCGTTCATCGCAAGCATCGTCGTCACCAGCTCCTATGGCTACAGCATCGAACGGATCGCCTACCGCCCCCTGCGCGGTAGCAACCGTCTGATCCCGCTGATTTCCGCCATCGGCATGTCGATCTTCCTGCAGAACACCGTACTGCTTTCGCAAGACTCCAAGGACAAATCCATACCCAACCTGATTCCGGGCAACTTTTCCATCGGGCCAGGCGGGGCACATGAAGTGCTGATTTCCTACATGCAAATCGTGGTGTTCGTGGTGACCCTGGTCGCCATGCTCGGCCTGACGCTGTTCATCTCCCGTTCCCGCCTGGGCCGCGCCTGCCGCGCCTGCGCCGAGGACATCAAGATGGCCAACCTGCTGGGCATCAACACCAACAACATCATCGCCCTGACGTTCGTCATCGGTGCGGCCCTGGCGGCCATCGCCGCGGTGCTGTTGAGCATGCAATACGGCGTGATCAACCCCAACGCCGGTTTCCTCGTCGGCCTGAAAGCCTTCACCGCCGCCGTACTGGGCGGCATCGGCAGCATTCCCGGCGCGATGCTCGGCGGGCTGGTGCTGGGCGTGGCGGAAGCCTTTGGCGCCGACATCTTCGGCGACCAGTACAAGGACGTCGTGGCATTCGGCTTGTTGGTTCTGGTTCTGTTATTCCGGCCGACCGGCATCCTGGGCCGCCCGGAGGTTGAGAAAGTATGA
- a CDS encoding DoxX family protein, which yields MNALIAGSIQWLEKIPHSLIAFIARFSIAAVFWKSGQTKIEGLAIDLFEGTFQIGLPHLADSTIPLFKSEYALPLLSPELAAHLAASAEHVFPVLILFGLATRFSAMALLGMTVTIQLFVYPDAYPTHGTWAAVLLYLMARGPGVLSIDHLIAKRYAR from the coding sequence ATGAACGCCCTGATTGCAGGTTCCATTCAATGGCTGGAAAAAATCCCCCACAGCCTGATCGCCTTCATCGCGCGATTCTCGATTGCCGCGGTGTTTTGGAAATCCGGCCAGACCAAAATCGAAGGCCTGGCCATCGACCTGTTCGAGGGCACCTTCCAGATCGGCCTGCCGCACCTGGCGGACTCGACCATTCCCCTGTTCAAAAGCGAATACGCCCTGCCGCTGCTGTCGCCGGAACTGGCCGCGCACCTGGCGGCGTCTGCCGAGCATGTGTTCCCGGTATTGATCCTGTTCGGCCTGGCAACACGTTTCTCGGCGATGGCCTTGCTGGGCATGACCGTGACCATCCAGCTGTTCGTCTACCCGGACGCTTACCCAACCCATGGCACCTGGGCGGCGGTATTGCTCTACTTGATGGCTCGTGGGCCGGGGGTGTTGTCCATCGATCACCTGATTGCCAAGCGCTACGCCCGCTGA
- the livG gene encoding high-affinity branched-chain amino acid ABC transporter ATP-binding protein LivG: protein MSREILKVENLSMRFGGLLAVNGVALTVKEKQVVALIGPNGAGKTTVFNCLTGFYQPTGGTIVLDGEPIQGLPGHQIARKGVVRTFQNVRLFKDMTAVENLLIAQHRHLNTNFFAGLFKTPAFRKSEREAMEYAEYWLDKVNLKEFANRTAGTLAYGQQRRLEIARCMMTRPRILMLDEPAAGLNPKETEDLKALIGVLREEHNVTVLLIEHDMKLVMSISDHIVVINQGTPLANGSPEQIRDNPEVIKAYLGEA from the coding sequence ATGAGCCGCGAGATCCTCAAAGTCGAAAATCTAAGCATGCGCTTCGGCGGCTTGCTGGCGGTCAACGGCGTGGCCCTGACCGTGAAAGAAAAACAGGTCGTCGCCCTGATCGGGCCGAACGGCGCGGGCAAGACCACCGTGTTCAACTGCCTGACCGGCTTCTACCAGCCCACCGGCGGCACCATCGTGCTGGACGGCGAGCCGATCCAGGGCCTGCCCGGCCACCAGATCGCCCGCAAGGGTGTGGTACGCACCTTCCAGAACGTGCGGCTGTTCAAGGACATGACGGCGGTCGAAAACCTGCTGATCGCCCAGCATCGTCACCTGAACACCAACTTCTTTGCCGGCCTGTTCAAGACCCCGGCGTTCCGCAAAAGCGAACGCGAGGCCATGGAGTACGCCGAGTACTGGCTGGACAAGGTCAACCTCAAGGAGTTCGCCAACCGTACCGCCGGGACCCTGGCCTACGGTCAGCAACGACGCCTGGAAATCGCCCGCTGCATGATGACCCGTCCGCGGATCCTCATGCTCGACGAGCCGGCCGCCGGCCTGAACCCCAAGGAAACCGAAGACCTCAAAGCGCTGATTGGCGTGCTGCGCGAGGAGCACAACGTCACTGTGCTGCTGATCGAGCACGACATGAAACTGGTCATGAGCATTTCCGACCACATCGTCGTGATCAACCAGGGCACCCCCCTGGCCAACGGCTCGCCGGAACAGATCCGCGACAATCCTGAAGTGATCAAAGCCTACCTGGGGGAAGCGTAA
- a CDS encoding DUF692 domain-containing protein, with translation MLNTPSLATDNRLPPRAGLGLKSEHFREVLQTRPDLGFFEVHAENYMVAGGPLHHFLGRIREQYPLSLHGVGLSIGGEGPLDVAHLQRLAALIERYQPQSFSEHLAWSSHGPVFLNDLLPLAYDEATLDRVCEHVDQVQSSLKRTLLLENPATYLAFEASTLDEPHFMSEVIRRTGCGLLLDVNNVYVSCVNHCRDPLAYLDALPLRATGEIHLAGFAEDTDSLGERLLIDDHGAPIDNEVWQLYLKVLAQTGPVATLIERDNHIPPWEVLLAEARQADQLLNATGTRS, from the coding sequence ATGTTGAATACCCCCTCCCTCGCCACTGATAACCGGCTGCCGCCAAGGGCCGGGTTGGGGCTCAAGAGCGAGCATTTTCGTGAGGTGCTCCAGACCCGACCGGATCTGGGCTTTTTCGAAGTGCACGCGGAAAACTACATGGTGGCCGGCGGGCCGCTTCATCACTTCCTGGGGCGGATACGCGAACAGTACCCGCTGTCGCTGCACGGCGTCGGCCTGTCGATCGGTGGGGAGGGGCCGCTGGATGTCGCACATTTGCAGCGCCTGGCCGCATTGATCGAACGCTATCAGCCCCAATCCTTTTCCGAACACCTGGCCTGGTCCAGCCACGGCCCGGTGTTCCTCAACGACCTGCTACCCCTGGCCTACGACGAAGCGACCCTGGACCGTGTCTGCGAACACGTCGACCAGGTGCAGTCCAGCCTCAAACGTACGCTGTTGCTGGAAAACCCGGCGACCTACCTGGCGTTCGAAGCCTCGACACTCGACGAGCCACACTTCATGAGCGAAGTCATTCGTCGCACCGGCTGCGGCCTGCTGCTGGATGTGAACAACGTCTACGTTTCGTGCGTCAACCACTGCCGCGATCCACTGGCCTACCTCGACGCCCTGCCGCTGCGAGCGACCGGCGAAATCCACCTGGCCGGCTTTGCCGAAGACACCGACAGCCTTGGCGAGCGCCTGTTGATAGACGACCACGGCGCGCCAATCGACAACGAAGTCTGGCAACTGTACCTCAAGGTTCTGGCGCAGACCGGGCCGGTAGCCACCTTGATCGAACGCGATAACCATATCCCCCCATGGGAGGTGCTGCTGGCCGAAGCGCGCCAGGCCGATCAACTTCTAAATGCCACGGGAACCCGGTCATGA
- a CDS encoding branched-chain amino acid ABC transporter substrate-binding protein — protein MTKATKQISKLFAAMVLAGVASHSFAADTIKIGIAGPKTGPVAQYGDMQFSGAKMAIEQINAKGGVDGKQLVAVEYDDACDPKQAVAVANKVVNDGVKFVVGHLCSSSTQPASDIYEDEGVIMITPAATSPDITARGYKMIFRTIGLDSAQGPAAGNYIADHVKPKIVAVLHDKQQYGEGIASAVKKTLEGKGVKVAVFEGVNAGDKDFSSMIAKLKQANVDFVYYGGYHPELGLILRQSQEKGLKAKFMGPEGVGNDSISQIAKDASEGLLVTLPKSFDQDPANVALADAFKAKKEDPSGPFVFPSYSAVQVIAQAITSAKSEDAGKVAEAIHAGTFKTPTGDLSFDAKGDLKDFKFVVYEWHFGKPKTEASPQ, from the coding sequence ATGACTAAGGCTACTAAGCAGATTTCCAAACTGTTTGCCGCTATGGTTCTGGCCGGGGTTGCCAGCCATTCGTTCGCCGCCGACACCATCAAGATCGGCATCGCCGGCCCAAAGACCGGCCCTGTAGCCCAATACGGCGACATGCAGTTCAGCGGCGCGAAAATGGCCATCGAACAGATCAACGCCAAGGGCGGCGTCGACGGCAAGCAACTCGTCGCCGTTGAGTACGATGACGCCTGTGATCCAAAACAAGCGGTCGCGGTCGCGAACAAAGTCGTCAACGACGGCGTCAAGTTCGTGGTCGGCCACCTGTGCTCCAGCTCCACCCAGCCAGCTTCGGACATCTACGAAGACGAAGGCGTGATCATGATCACCCCGGCGGCTACCAGCCCGGACATCACCGCTCGCGGCTACAAAATGATCTTCCGCACCATCGGCCTGGACAGCGCCCAGGGCCCAGCGGCCGGCAACTACATCGCCGACCACGTCAAGCCGAAAATCGTTGCGGTCCTGCACGACAAGCAGCAGTACGGTGAAGGCATCGCCAGCGCCGTGAAGAAAACCCTCGAAGGCAAAGGCGTCAAGGTTGCCGTCTTCGAAGGCGTGAACGCCGGCGACAAGGACTTCTCCTCGATGATCGCCAAGCTCAAGCAAGCCAACGTCGACTTCGTCTACTACGGCGGCTACCACCCGGAGCTGGGCCTGATCCTGCGTCAATCCCAGGAAAAAGGCCTGAAGGCCAAGTTCATGGGTCCGGAAGGCGTGGGTAACGACTCCATCTCGCAAATCGCCAAGGACGCTTCCGAAGGCCTGCTGGTGACCCTGCCGAAATCCTTCGACCAGGATCCGGCCAACGTTGCCCTGGCTGACGCGTTCAAGGCCAAGAAAGAAGACCCGAGCGGTCCGTTCGTGTTCCCGTCCTACTCCGCTGTCCAGGTGATTGCCCAGGCCATCACCTCGGCCAAGAGCGAAGACGCAGGCAAAGTGGCTGAAGCCATCCATGCCGGCACCTTCAAGACCCCTACCGGTGACCTGAGCTTTGACGCGAAGGGCGACCTGAAGGACTTCAAGTTCGTGGTCTACGAGTGGCATTTCGGCAAACCTAAAACCGAAGCTTCGCCTCAGTAA
- a CDS encoding LysR family transcriptional regulator — protein MSEMDDLAAFAVLMEAGSFTLAAQQLGCSKGQLSKRISLLESRFCVVLLQRTTRRLSLTAAGAALLPQAQALLVQVQRARQALARLKDDISGPVRMTVPVSLGETFFEGLLMEFAGTYPDVQIELELNNGYRDLTRDGFDLAIRSDAAIDERLVARPLLAWHEMTCASPAYLEQYGEPETPQALAEHRCLLNSHYSGREEWLYHQRHELLRVRVSGPFASNHYSLLKKAALAGAGIARLPSYLLHEALADGRLHWLLRDYQTRRMPMYLVHPYQGGLPKRTQVLADYLIDWFKRSGEALDRLQR, from the coding sequence ATGAGCGAAATGGATGACCTGGCGGCGTTTGCCGTGTTGATGGAGGCGGGCAGTTTCACCTTGGCGGCCCAGCAATTGGGGTGCAGCAAGGGCCAGTTGTCCAAGCGCATCAGCCTGTTGGAGAGCCGGTTTTGCGTGGTGTTGCTACAGCGCACCACACGACGCTTGAGCCTCACGGCGGCAGGCGCGGCGTTGCTGCCCCAGGCCCAGGCGCTGCTGGTACAGGTGCAAAGGGCACGTCAGGCATTGGCCCGCTTGAAAGACGATATTTCCGGACCGGTGCGTATGACGGTTCCGGTTTCGTTGGGCGAAACTTTCTTCGAAGGCTTGCTGATGGAGTTCGCTGGCACATATCCCGACGTGCAGATCGAACTGGAGCTCAACAACGGTTACCGTGACCTGACCCGCGATGGTTTCGACCTGGCGATCCGTTCCGACGCCGCCATCGATGAGCGGCTCGTGGCCCGGCCATTGTTGGCGTGGCACGAGATGACCTGCGCCAGCCCTGCCTACCTTGAGCAGTATGGAGAACCCGAAACGCCCCAGGCCCTGGCCGAACACCGCTGTTTACTCAACAGCCACTACAGCGGCCGGGAAGAATGGCTTTACCACCAGCGACACGAACTGCTGCGGGTCCGGGTGTCGGGGCCGTTCGCCAGTAATCACTACAGCCTGTTGAAAAAAGCCGCCCTGGCCGGCGCCGGAATTGCCCGGCTGCCGTCGTACCTGCTGCATGAGGCGTTGGCCGACGGACGCCTGCACTGGCTGCTGCGCGACTACCAGACTCGGCGCATGCCGATGTATCTGGTGCACCCGTACCAGGGGGGATTGCCCAAGCGCACCCAGGTGCTGGCTGACTATTTGATTGACTGGTTCAAGCGCAGCGGCGAGGCGTTGGATCGGCTTCAGCGATAG
- a CDS encoding MFS transporter, protein MQNSTQAANAWRILFLLFLANLFNFFDRTIPAIIIEPIRMEWSLSDFQIGIIGTAFTLVYAIAGLPLGRMADTGSRSKLMGWGLAAWSALTAVNGLVGSFWAFLVVRMGVGIGEASYAPAANSLIGDLFPAHRRARAMGIFMLGLPIGLLLAFFTIGAMVKAFDSWRAPFFIAAVPGLVLALFMFFIKEPKRGAAETVQVSQEEIDRPIRRVLAIPTFLWLVLAGLCFNFATYACNSFLVPMLQRYFLMPLHDAAVATGIMVGVTGLFGLTLGGWVADKIHQRVPNGRLLFATFSLAISTVTTAWALHAGRIEIGVFVAVFSVGWLFAYNFYTCVYTAIQDVVEPRLRATAMALYFAGLYLLGGGLGPVVVGGLSDYFARTAMAAADAPQMTEAFKAIGLHDAMYLIPVALLLTMVFLFLASRCFVRDAKRMKDGMSAQVMPVGAAATA, encoded by the coding sequence ATGCAGAACTCGACCCAAGCGGCGAATGCCTGGCGCATTCTGTTCCTGTTGTTCCTGGCCAACCTGTTCAACTTCTTCGACCGCACCATCCCGGCGATCATCATCGAGCCGATCCGCATGGAGTGGAGCCTCAGCGACTTCCAGATCGGCATCATCGGCACCGCCTTCACCCTCGTCTACGCCATTGCCGGGTTGCCATTGGGGCGCATGGCCGATACCGGTTCGCGCAGCAAGTTGATGGGCTGGGGCCTGGCGGCCTGGAGCGCGCTGACGGCGGTCAACGGCCTGGTGGGCAGTTTCTGGGCGTTCCTGGTGGTGCGCATGGGCGTCGGGATCGGCGAGGCGAGTTATGCGCCGGCCGCCAATTCACTGATTGGCGATCTGTTCCCGGCCCATCGCCGGGCGCGGGCCATGGGCATCTTCATGCTGGGCCTGCCGATCGGGTTGCTGCTGGCGTTCTTCACCATCGGCGCGATGGTCAAGGCCTTCGACAGCTGGCGCGCGCCGTTTTTTATCGCCGCGGTGCCAGGCTTGGTGCTGGCGTTGTTCATGTTCTTCATCAAGGAACCCAAGCGCGGCGCGGCGGAAACCGTGCAGGTGTCCCAGGAAGAGATCGACCGGCCGATCCGTCGGGTGTTGGCGATTCCCACTTTCCTGTGGCTGGTGCTGGCCGGGTTGTGTTTCAACTTCGCCACTTATGCCTGCAACTCCTTCCTGGTGCCGATGCTGCAACGCTATTTCCTGATGCCATTGCACGATGCGGCGGTGGCCACCGGGATCATGGTGGGCGTGACGGGATTGTTCGGACTCACCCTGGGCGGCTGGGTCGCGGACAAGATCCACCAACGAGTGCCCAACGGTCGCCTGCTGTTTGCAACGTTCAGCCTGGCGATTTCGACGGTTACCACGGCGTGGGCCCTGCATGCCGGGCGCATTGAAATCGGGGTGTTCGTGGCGGTTTTCAGCGTCGGTTGGTTGTTTGCCTATAACTTTTACACCTGCGTCTACACCGCGATCCAGGACGTGGTGGAGCCGCGCCTGCGCGCCACGGCAATGGCGTTGTACTTTGCCGGGCTGTATCTGCTCGGCGGCGGCTTGGGTCCGGTGGTGGTGGGCGGCTTGTCCGACTACTTCGCGCGCACGGCCATGGCAGCGGCAGACGCCCCGCAGATGACCGAAGCGTTCAAGGCCATCGGCCTGCACGACGCGATGTACCTGATCCCAGTGGCGTTACTCTTGACCATGGTGTTTCTGTTCCTGGCGTCGCGCTGCTTTGTGCGCGATGCCAAGCGGATGAAGGACGGGATGAGTGCGCAGGTAATGCCGGTGGGCGCGGCGGCGACGGCCTGA
- a CDS encoding high-affinity branched-chain amino acid ABC transporter permease LivM — translation MTRHLKSALFSALLVWAVAYPVLGLKLTIVGINLEVHGTSPAILASIAVCSLLMFLRVLFSTQISAIWKSSPGLPVIPAKASNFLTLPSTQRWIVLGLIVVALVWPFFGSRGAVDIATLILIYVMLGLGLNIVVGLAGLLDLGYVGFYAVGAYSYALLSHYFGLSFWICLPIAGMMAATFGFLLGFPVLRLRGDYLAIVTLGFGEIIRLFLRNLTDITGGPNGISNIEKPTFFGLTFERKAAEGLQTFHEYFGLEYNSINKVIFLYLVALLLALAALFVINRLLRMPIGRAWEALREDEIACRALGLNPTIIKLSAFTLGAAFAGFAGSFFAARQGLVTPESFTFIESAIILAIVVLGGMGSQLGVILAAIVMILLPEMMREFSEYRMLMFGALMVLMMIWRPQGLLPMQRPHMELRK, via the coding sequence ATGACTAGGCATCTCAAATCGGCGCTCTTCAGCGCCCTGCTTGTCTGGGCCGTGGCCTACCCGGTACTGGGTCTTAAACTGACCATCGTCGGTATCAACCTGGAAGTGCACGGCACCAGCCCGGCCATCCTGGCGAGCATCGCCGTGTGTTCGCTGCTGATGTTCCTGCGGGTGCTGTTCAGCACGCAGATCAGCGCCATCTGGAAGTCGTCGCCCGGCCTGCCGGTGATCCCGGCCAAGGCCAGCAACTTCCTCACCCTGCCATCGACCCAGCGCTGGATCGTGCTGGGCCTGATCGTCGTGGCACTGGTCTGGCCGTTCTTCGGCTCTCGCGGCGCGGTGGACATCGCCACGCTGATCCTGATCTACGTGATGCTCGGCCTTGGCCTGAACATCGTGGTAGGCCTGGCCGGCCTGCTGGACCTGGGTTATGTCGGCTTCTACGCCGTCGGTGCCTACAGCTATGCGCTGCTGTCCCACTACTTCGGCCTGAGCTTCTGGATCTGCCTGCCGATCGCCGGGATGATGGCCGCCACCTTCGGTTTCCTGCTGGGGTTCCCGGTCCTGCGCTTGCGCGGTGACTACCTGGCCATCGTGACCTTGGGTTTTGGCGAGATCATCCGTCTGTTCCTGCGTAACCTGACCGACATCACCGGTGGCCCGAACGGTATCAGCAACATCGAGAAACCAACGTTCTTCGGCCTGACCTTCGAACGTAAAGCCGCCGAAGGCCTGCAGACCTTCCACGAGTACTTCGGCCTGGAATACAACTCGATCAACAAGGTGATCTTCCTCTACCTGGTTGCCCTGTTGCTGGCCCTGGCCGCGCTGTTCGTCATCAACCGCCTGCTGCGCATGCCGATCGGTCGCGCCTGGGAGGCATTGCGTGAAGACGAAATCGCCTGCCGCGCCCTGGGTCTGAACCCGACGATCATCAAGCTCTCGGCCTTCACCCTCGGTGCTGCGTTCGCCGGTTTTGCCGGTAGTTTCTTCGCCGCCCGCCAGGGCCTGGTGACGCCGGAATCCTTCACCTTCATCGAGTCGGCGATCATCCTCGCCATCGTGGTGCTGGGCGGGATGGGCTCGCAGCTGGGCGTGATCCTGGCCGCCATCGTGATGATCCTGCTGCCCGAAATGATGCGTGAATTCAGCGAATACCGCATGTTGATGTTCGGCGCCCTGATGGTGCTGATGATGATCTGGCGTCCTCAAGGTCTGCTGCCTATGCAACGCCCTCACATGGAGCTGCGCAAATGA
- a CDS encoding MDR family MFS transporter — MPAGSALTQFNTLQAPKPAIGRVLAALMLAIFLGALDQTIVAVSMPAISAQFADVSLLAWVISGYMVAMTVAVPIYGKLGDLYGRRPLMLFGMGLFTLASLFCGLAQNMEQLVLARIVQGIGAGGMISVSQAIIGDIIPPRERGRYQGYFSSMYAVASVAGPVLGGYMTEYLSWRWVFWINLPLGLAAWWVARRSLVGLPVPQRTPIIDYLGTVLLIIGLTALLLGITQVGQGHAWHSREVLGLLGCAGAALGVFAWHERRAREPLLPMHLFANRDAVLCWCTVFFTSFQAISLTVLVPLRFQSVTGAGADSAALHLLPLAIGLPIGAYFAGRRTSVTGRYKPMILSGALLFPFAILGMAFTPPAALWLSSLFMLLSGIASGMQFPTSLVGAQNAVHQQDIGVATSTTNLFRSLGGAVGVALMSALLLALLQDSSFAQLASSSLIGEGHSGNVLLDGLNAAPGEAQNALRQELQATFRHLLVISAAVALLGLAAAVAMPNRLLRGRDEKVG; from the coding sequence ATGCCCGCAGGTTCTGCCTTGACTCAGTTCAATACGCTCCAAGCCCCAAAACCGGCCATCGGCCGCGTGCTGGCAGCCCTGATGCTGGCGATTTTCCTGGGTGCGCTGGACCAGACCATCGTCGCCGTCTCGATGCCGGCCATCTCCGCACAGTTTGCCGACGTCAGCCTGCTGGCCTGGGTGATTTCCGGCTACATGGTCGCCATGACCGTGGCGGTGCCGATCTACGGCAAGCTTGGTGACCTCTACGGTCGCCGGCCGCTGATGCTGTTCGGCATGGGCCTGTTCACCCTAGCCTCGCTGTTCTGCGGCCTGGCACAAAACATGGAGCAGTTGGTGCTGGCGCGGATTGTCCAGGGCATCGGCGCTGGCGGCATGATTTCGGTGAGCCAGGCGATCATCGGCGACATCATCCCGCCCCGCGAGCGTGGCCGCTACCAGGGCTATTTCAGCAGCATGTACGCGGTGGCCAGCGTGGCCGGGCCGGTGCTCGGCGGCTACATGACCGAGTACCTGTCGTGGCGCTGGGTGTTCTGGATCAACCTGCCGTTGGGGCTCGCGGCCTGGTGGGTGGCCCGACGCAGCCTGGTCGGGCTGCCGGTGCCGCAACGCACGCCGATCATCGACTACCTGGGCACCGTGTTGCTGATCATCGGCCTGACGGCGTTGCTGCTGGGGATCACCCAGGTCGGCCAGGGCCATGCCTGGCACAGCCGAGAAGTGCTGGGGTTACTGGGTTGCGCAGGAGCCGCGCTGGGGGTGTTCGCCTGGCACGAACGCCGGGCGCGGGAGCCGTTGTTGCCGATGCACCTGTTCGCCAACCGCGATGCGGTGCTGTGTTGGTGCACGGTGTTCTTCACCAGCTTCCAGGCGATTTCCCTGACGGTGCTGGTGCCATTGCGCTTCCAGAGCGTGACCGGCGCCGGTGCCGACAGTGCGGCGTTGCACTTGTTGCCGCTGGCGATAGGGCTGCCGATCGGCGCGTATTTCGCCGGACGCCGGACCTCGGTCACGGGGCGCTACAAGCCGATGATCCTGAGCGGCGCCCTGCTCTTCCCGTTCGCTATCCTCGGCATGGCCTTCACCCCGCCCGCCGCGCTCTGGCTGAGCAGCCTGTTCATGCTGCTCAGCGGCATCGCTTCCGGCATGCAGTTTCCCACTTCGCTGGTGGGCGCGCAGAACGCCGTACACCAACAGGACATCGGCGTCGCCACCAGCACCACCAACCTGTTCCGCTCCCTCGGCGGCGCGGTGGGCGTGGCACTGATGTCAGCGTTGCTGCTGGCCTTGCTGCAGGATTCAAGCTTCGCCCAACTCGCCAGTTCGTCGCTGATCGGTGAAGGGCATTCCGGCAACGTCTTGCTGGACGGCCTGAACGCCGCCCCGGGCGAGGCGCAGAACGCCTTGCGCCAGGAATTGCAGGCGACGTTCCGGCATTTGCTGGTGATCAGCGCGGCGGTGGCGCTGCTGGGATTGGCAGCCGCGGTGGCGATGCCCAATCGCTTGCTGCGTGGGCGGGATGAGAAGGTGGGATAA
- a CDS encoding ABC transporter ATP-binding protein encodes MLQFENVSTFYGKIQALHSVNVEVRQGEIVTLIGANGAGKSTLLMTLCGSPQAHSGSIRYMGEELVGQDSSRIMRKSIAVVPEGRRVFARLTVEENLAMGGFFTDKGDYQEQMDKVLHLFPRLKERFTQRGGTMSGGEQQMLAIGRALMSKPKLLLLDEPSLGLAPIIIQQIFDIIEQLRKDGVTVFLVEQNANQALKIADRAYVLENGRVVMQGTGEALLTDPKVREAYLGG; translated from the coding sequence ATGCTGCAATTCGAAAACGTTTCCACCTTCTATGGCAAGATCCAGGCCTTGCACAGCGTCAACGTCGAAGTCCGCCAGGGCGAAATCGTCACGCTGATCGGTGCCAACGGCGCCGGCAAATCCACCCTGCTGATGACGCTCTGCGGTTCGCCCCAGGCCCACAGCGGCAGCATCCGCTACATGGGTGAGGAACTGGTGGGCCAGGACTCGTCACGGATCATGCGCAAGAGCATCGCGGTGGTGCCGGAAGGTCGTCGGGTCTTTGCCCGGCTGACCGTTGAAGAAAACCTCGCCATGGGCGGATTCTTCACTGACAAGGGCGACTATCAGGAACAAATGGACAAGGTCCTGCACCTTTTCCCACGCCTGAAAGAACGCTTTACCCAGCGCGGCGGCACCATGTCCGGCGGCGAACAGCAAATGCTCGCCATCGGCCGTGCGCTGATGAGCAAGCCCAAGCTGCTGCTGCTCGACGAGCCTTCCCTGGGACTGGCACCGATCATCATCCAGCAGATCTTCGACATCATCGAACAACTGCGCAAGGATGGCGTGACGGTGTTCCTGGTTGAGCAGAACGCCAACCAGGCGCTGAAAATCGCCGACCGGGCGTACGTCCTGGAGAACGGTCGCGTGGTGATGCAAGGCACCGGTGAAGCCCTGCTGACCGACCCGAAAGTACGCGAGGCGTACCTGGGCGGGTAA
- a CDS encoding DUF2282 domain-containing protein, with translation MTASTRTLSATALILALGSALSMTAVSTVHAADDTMEKCFGVALKGKNNCAAGAGTTCAGTAKMDYQGNAWKSVPKGTCTTMESKTSPTGFGQLEAFKAKS, from the coding sequence ATGACTGCTTCGACCCGCACCCTGTCCGCCACCGCCCTGATCCTGGCCCTGGGTTCTGCCTTGAGCATGACAGCCGTCTCGACCGTCCACGCCGCCGACGACACCATGGAAAAATGCTTCGGCGTTGCCCTCAAAGGCAAGAACAACTGCGCCGCCGGTGCCGGCACCACCTGCGCCGGTACGGCAAAAATGGACTATCAGGGCAACGCCTGGAAATCGGTACCCAAAGGCACTTGCACCACGATGGAAAGCAAAACCTCCCCGACTGGTTTCGGCCAGCTCGAAGCGTTCAAAGCCAAGTCCTGA